A region of Vespula vulgaris chromosome 1, iyVesVulg1.1, whole genome shotgun sequence DNA encodes the following proteins:
- the LOC127064941 gene encoding GSK3-beta interaction protein — translation MTNMENNEDKILDEEQWKLEAQSVINDIKNHVNDVKLSDRLCSTNQVIYFNLTTLENLKYCIELSSAGFTIVGNKHDDASNKGNQYFETPYSLLNSTSPQYRDSFGNLLLEKLKELSQE, via the coding sequence atGACAAATATGGAGAATAATGAGGATAAGATATTAGATGAGGAACAATGGAAACTGGAAGCACAATCTGTGATCAACGATATCAAGAATCACGTGAACGACGTAAAATTATCCGACAGATTGTGTAGTACGAATCAAGTTATCTATTTCAATTTGACAACATTGGAAAacttaaaatattgtattgaATTATCCAGTGCAGGTTTTACAATCGTTGGAAATAAACACGACGACGCTTCGAACAAGGGAAACCAATATTTCGAAACGCCATACAGTTTGTTGAATTCCACAAGTCCACAATATAGAGATTCGTTCGGCAAtttattgttagaaaaattgaaagaattgagtcaagaataa